From the bacterium genome, the window TTCCGATCTGCCGGACTTCCGCTCAACCGAAAAAACATTCGCCCGCCTCTTGCAGGTGGCCGGACGGTCCGGGCGTGCAGGAATTCGCGGCGAGGTCATCTTCCAGACCTACGCGCCGGAATCGGAGTTGATCACCGATGCTTCGCGGCAGGACTTCCGGTCGTTCTACGAACGGGAACTTCTCTCGCGCCAGGAATGCAGTTATCCGCCGTTTGTCAGACTTACTAATATCATCTTCTCGTCGCTCGAGGAAGCCTCGCTGGAGACAGTCGCGCTGGAGTTTCATGCCCGCCTCAAGGCGCGATTGGCACAAAGCGGTATCACTGCGCAACTGCTCGGCCCGCACCCGTGTCCGCTTTACCTTCTGCGCAAAAGCTACCGCCGTCATATCATCGTCAAGACCAACCAGCAGGTCGCATTCGTCCGGATGTTGACTCAATGGGAGGCGGAGGAATCGCGCTTCAAACTGCCGGCGGCGATCAAGGTCATTGTCGATATTGACCCGGATGATATGATGTAGTGCGAGTCGGCCTTCAACTCTCTATATTGTCAGTATGAAGCAGAGTACTAAACGATGTGCGGTTATTGTTGGTGGCGGCGCCGCTGGCTATTTTGCGGCGATCCGCGCGGCGGAATCATTCCCCGATCTGCGGGTTCTCCTCTTTGAAGCGACCCACCGCCCGTTGCTCAAAGTCCTTCTCTCGGGCGGCGAACGCTGCAATGTCACGCACAACTGCTTCGAACCGAACGAACTGATCAAAGGATACCCGCGCGGGAGCCAGGAGTTGCGCGGCCCTTTCAGCAGATTCCAGCCCAGAGATACTGTCGCCTGGTTCACCGCGCGAGGGGTGGAGCTAAAGACGGAGCCGGATGGCCGGATGTTTCCAGTTACCGACAGTTCCGCCACAGTGGCTGACTGCCTGAAACAGGCCGCAGAAGCCGCCGGCGTTGAAGTCCGACTGGCCGCCAGAGCCAAAGAGATCATTCGATCTTCGGGGGATGGATCCCGTTTCGAACTCCACCTCAAAGAAGGGGAGCCGATCATCGCGGACTCGATCCTTCTGGCTTCCGGCTCGACTCCATCCGGGTACAAGATGGCGGCATCGCTCGGCCATACGATCACCACTCTCGCCCCGTCACTTTTCACGTTTCAAATTCAGGATCGACGGCTCGATGGTCTTTCCGGTATTTCAGTTCCCAAAGCGCATCTCACGCTGACCATC encodes:
- a CDS encoding NAD(P)/FAD-dependent oxidoreductase, whose translation is MKQSTKRCAVIVGGGAAGYFAAIRAAESFPDLRVLLFEATHRPLLKVLLSGGERCNVTHNCFEPNELIKGYPRGSQELRGPFSRFQPRDTVAWFTARGVELKTEPDGRMFPVTDSSATVADCLKQAAEAAGVEVRLAARAKEIIRSSGDGSRFELHLKEGEPIIADSILLASGSTPSGYKMAASLGHTITTLAPSLFTFQIQDRRLDGLSGISVPKAHLTLTIPDQHKFEQTGPLLITHWGLSGPAVLKLSAWGARELQKANYHATLHINWLVNHTLESARVMLDSFRAKHPIKQIQSEGPFFLPRRLWIRITEHAGIELDRTWSNLTREQAASLCHQLLHSEFAVVGKGEFKDEFVTCGGVSLKEVDLRNMQSKLVPGLFFAGELLDIDGITGGFNFQAAWTTGWIAGSHLGDAH